The Gordonia sp. KTR9 genome contains a region encoding:
- a CDS encoding acyl-CoA dehydrogenase family protein: protein MDFALDGTAIAVRDVAEDVFARRQPDWESTFGGRDSDGTGTTRGGFEADGWQALVDAGLLALPLPAALDGDDVDESGLLPLFRRMGRAAAVTPALGSLTAALVFAKADAQTGEGSAWSRFGGSLTGGSWVSVAIGEHGDALTATPRTSVRDGRLTGTKVGVLHADGASLFLVAADAGVVAVSPGADGVAVTRTPTSSGWGEYTVTFDDVPVDDADIVVRDLAILRDRYRLALCAYADGLVAGATRLTADHVSTREQFGKPIALFQAVGQQLADIYVVGRSMELATTAAAWRLSEGLDASTDLAIAAYWLAEEIPPTTRTMTHLHGGIGVDITYPLHRYFSLTKDLARLVGGAHVRLDELADITDVPADDTRIAEVPDVH, encoded by the coding sequence GTGGACTTTGCCCTGGACGGCACGGCGATCGCGGTTCGCGACGTCGCCGAGGACGTGTTCGCACGACGACAGCCCGACTGGGAGTCGACGTTCGGTGGTCGCGATTCCGACGGCACGGGTACGACGCGAGGCGGGTTCGAGGCCGACGGCTGGCAGGCGCTCGTCGACGCCGGACTGCTCGCGCTGCCGCTGCCGGCCGCACTCGACGGTGACGACGTCGACGAATCGGGTCTGCTCCCGTTGTTCCGCCGGATGGGACGCGCCGCGGCCGTGACGCCCGCTCTCGGTTCGCTGACCGCGGCCCTTGTCTTCGCGAAGGCCGACGCCCAGACGGGCGAGGGATCGGCGTGGTCGCGGTTCGGGGGCTCGCTCACCGGCGGAAGCTGGGTCTCGGTCGCGATCGGCGAACACGGCGACGCCCTGACCGCCACCCCGCGGACCTCCGTCCGCGACGGTCGGCTCACCGGGACGAAGGTCGGCGTGCTGCACGCCGATGGTGCCTCGCTGTTCCTCGTGGCCGCCGACGCGGGCGTCGTGGCCGTGTCGCCGGGCGCCGACGGGGTCGCCGTCACGCGTACGCCGACCTCGAGCGGCTGGGGCGAGTACACGGTGACCTTCGACGACGTACCCGTCGACGACGCCGACATCGTGGTTCGCGATCTCGCGATCCTCCGCGACCGGTATCGCCTCGCGCTGTGCGCCTATGCGGACGGCCTGGTCGCCGGCGCCACCCGCCTGACCGCGGATCACGTCTCCACCCGCGAACAGTTCGGCAAGCCGATCGCCCTGTTCCAGGCGGTGGGCCAGCAACTGGCCGACATCTACGTCGTCGGGCGGTCGATGGAACTGGCGACCACCGCCGCGGCCTGGCGACTGTCCGAGGGACTCGACGCGTCGACCGATCTCGCGATCGCCGCCTACTGGCTGGCCGAGGAGATCCCGCCGACCACCCGGACGATGACCCACCTGCACGGCGGGATCGGCGTCGACATCACCTATCCGCTCCATCGCTACTTCTCGCTCACCAAGGATCTGGCGCGGCTGGTGGGCGGTGCACACGTGCGGCTCGACGAACTCGCCGACATCACCGACGTCCCCGCCGACGACACCCGTATCGCAGAGGTGCCCGATGTTCATTGA
- a CDS encoding acyl-CoA dehydrogenase family protein — protein sequence MFIDLTPEQRALRAELREYFADLVTPDEAAVMLTERHGPTYRKVIKRMGDDGWLGVGWPKEFGGKGFGEIEQQIFTNEAVRADVPLPSVTLQTVGPTLQVHGTEQQKQKFLPAILAGDVHFAIGYTEPEAGTDLASLATTAVRDGDHYIVNGQKIFTTGGHDADYIWLAVRTDRDAPKHKGISILIVDTSDPGFTWTPIITADGAHHVNATYYQDVRVPVSMRVGEEGGGWKLITTQLNHERVMLGPAGRIDGLAARVRAWAQRPGPDGTVIAKHPDVRRALATIDAYGRINELLNWQVAATGEAISMADAAATKVFSTERIQTVCRMVDEIVGRYGDFTDPETAALVNWLDVQQKRHVVITFGGGVNEVMRDMIATAGLGLPRAKR from the coding sequence ATGTTCATTGATCTCACCCCGGAACAGCGCGCGCTGCGCGCCGAACTGCGCGAGTACTTCGCCGACCTGGTCACCCCCGACGAGGCGGCGGTGATGCTCACCGAACGCCACGGACCGACCTATCGCAAGGTCATCAAGCGGATGGGTGACGACGGCTGGCTGGGAGTCGGTTGGCCGAAGGAGTTCGGCGGCAAGGGCTTCGGTGAGATCGAACAGCAGATCTTCACCAACGAGGCCGTGCGCGCCGACGTCCCACTGCCGTCGGTGACGCTGCAGACCGTCGGGCCGACGCTTCAGGTCCACGGCACCGAGCAGCAGAAGCAGAAGTTCCTGCCCGCGATCCTCGCCGGCGACGTGCATTTCGCGATCGGTTACACCGAGCCCGAGGCGGGGACGGACCTCGCCTCGCTGGCCACGACCGCCGTCCGCGACGGCGATCACTACATCGTCAACGGGCAGAAGATCTTCACCACCGGTGGCCACGACGCCGACTACATCTGGCTCGCCGTGCGGACCGACCGGGATGCACCCAAGCACAAGGGCATCTCGATCCTCATCGTCGACACCTCCGACCCCGGTTTCACCTGGACGCCGATCATCACCGCCGACGGCGCCCACCACGTGAATGCCACCTACTACCAAGATGTTCGGGTACCGGTGTCGATGCGCGTCGGTGAGGAGGGCGGCGGTTGGAAACTGATCACGACGCAGCTCAACCACGAGCGCGTCATGCTCGGTCCCGCCGGCCGCATCGACGGTCTCGCGGCGCGGGTGCGTGCCTGGGCGCAGCGACCGGGCCCCGACGGAACGGTCATCGCCAAGCATCCGGACGTCCGCCGCGCGCTCGCCACCATCGACGCCTACGGACGAATCAACGAGTTGCTCAACTGGCAGGTGGCCGCGACCGGTGAGGCCATCTCGATGGCCGATGCGGCTGCGACCAAGGTGTTCTCGACCGAGCGCATCCAGACCGTCTGCCGGATGGTCGACGAGATCGTGGGCCGCTACGGCGATTTCACCGATCCCGAGACCGCGGCGCTGGTGAACTGGCTCGACGTGCAGCAGAAGCGGCACGTGGTCATCACGTTCGGCGGCGGGGTCAACGAGGTCATGCGCGACATGATCGCGACCGCCGGTCTCGGACTCCCGCGGGCCAAGCGGTGA